The Pseudomonas allokribbensis genome has a window encoding:
- a CDS encoding class I SAM-dependent methyltransferase, which yields MSVTAPSAKPAPDHHAQFIELLQTSLEQNGFIKLVLAKYVGEEADLQRIIIKPVTVKAQPCLSFVYRYKTRDITKNLPLDEAVTTIAGLLPAAFKNAHLLTLTDEAQLEYSKKGKSSLFMSKPQQLREVPSAEHNREKNRFLDLNRPFLKDLGVTNAQHELIPAMSRKWKQINKFIEVFSHALTSSPLALDKPVRVADFGSGKGYLTFAIHDYLRNTLKAEGEVTGVELREEMVNLCNTAAQKLEHPGLVFKCGDVRSVAPSELEVMIALHACDIATDYAIHTGIRSGAAIIMCSPCCHKQIRLQIQSPALLKPMLQYGLHLGQQAEMVTDSLRALFLEACGYETKVFEFISLDHTNKNKMILAVKRAEPVDPAQLLVKIQELKAFYQISEHCLETLLLADGLLPLKA from the coding sequence ATGTCCGTTACCGCCCCATCTGCCAAACCGGCGCCCGATCACCACGCCCAGTTCATCGAGCTGCTGCAAACCAGCCTCGAACAGAACGGCTTCATCAAACTGGTGCTGGCCAAGTACGTCGGCGAAGAAGCGGACCTGCAGCGGATCATCATCAAGCCGGTGACGGTCAAGGCGCAGCCGTGCCTGTCGTTCGTTTATCGCTACAAGACCCGCGACATCACCAAGAACCTGCCGCTGGACGAGGCGGTGACGACGATTGCCGGGCTGTTGCCGGCCGCGTTCAAAAATGCGCATTTGCTCACGCTGACTGACGAAGCCCAGCTCGAATACAGCAAAAAGGGCAAAAGCTCGCTGTTCATGAGCAAACCCCAGCAATTGCGCGAAGTGCCGTCCGCCGAACACAACCGCGAGAAGAACCGCTTCCTCGATCTGAACCGACCGTTCCTCAAGGACCTGGGCGTCACCAACGCGCAACACGAGCTGATCCCGGCGATGTCGCGCAAGTGGAAGCAGATCAACAAGTTCATCGAAGTCTTCAGTCACGCCCTGACGTCCTCGCCGCTGGCCCTGGACAAACCGGTACGGGTGGCGGATTTCGGTTCCGGCAAGGGTTACCTGACGTTCGCCATCCATGACTATCTGCGCAACACCTTGAAGGCCGAGGGCGAAGTCACCGGCGTCGAATTGCGCGAAGAGATGGTCAATCTGTGCAACACCGCCGCACAGAAGTTGGAACACCCAGGGCTGGTGTTCAAGTGCGGCGATGTGCGCAGCGTGGCGCCGAGCGAGCTGGAAGTGATGATCGCTTTGCATGCCTGCGACATCGCCACCGACTACGCGATCCACACCGGCATCCGTTCTGGCGCAGCGATCATCATGTGCTCGCCGTGCTGCCACAAACAGATCCGCTTGCAGATCCAGAGTCCGGCGCTGCTCAAACCGATGCTGCAATACGGCCTGCATCTGGGGCAGCAGGCGGAAATGGTCACTGACAGCCTGCGTGCGCTGTTCCTCGAAGCCTGCGGTTACGAGACCAAAGTGTTCGAGTTCATCTCCCTGGACCACACCAACAAGAACAAGATGATCCTTGCCGTGAAGCGCGCCGAGCCGGTGGACCCGGCCCAGTTGCTGGTGAAAATTCAGGAGCTCAAGGCGTTCTACCAGATCAGCGAGCACTGCCTCGAAACGCTGCTGCTCGCCGATGGCCTGCTGCCGCTCAAGGCTTGA
- a CDS encoding DMT family transporter: MSSRENTGMALGLLGVVIFSLTLPFTRIVVQELHPLLNGLGRALFAAIPAALLLLWRREKWPTWQQVKGLSLVIAGVILGFPVLSAWAMQTLPASHGALVNGLQPLCVALYAAWLSHERPSKAFWACAALGSALVLGYALYTGAGSIQAGDLLMLGAIAVGGLGYAEGGRLAREMGGWQVICWALVLSTPLLIGPVLYLAIQHQGAVSTKTWWAFGYVALFSQFLGFFAWYAGLAMGGIARVSQIQLLQIFFTIAFSALFFGEHVEPITWLFACGVIATVMLGRKTAVRPAQPGTLPAGVQLKP, from the coding sequence ATGTCTTCGCGCGAAAACACCGGCATGGCCCTCGGCCTGCTCGGCGTGGTGATTTTCAGCCTCACCCTGCCCTTCACCCGTATCGTGGTGCAGGAACTTCACCCTCTGCTCAACGGCCTCGGCCGTGCGTTGTTCGCGGCGATTCCGGCGGCGTTACTGTTGTTGTGGCGACGGGAAAAGTGGCCGACCTGGCAACAGGTCAAAGGCCTGAGCCTGGTGATCGCCGGGGTGATTCTCGGATTCCCGGTGCTCTCCGCATGGGCCATGCAGACCTTGCCGGCATCCCACGGTGCGCTGGTCAACGGTTTGCAGCCGCTGTGCGTGGCGCTGTACGCCGCGTGGCTGTCCCATGAGCGTCCGTCGAAAGCCTTCTGGGCCTGCGCCGCGTTAGGCAGTGCGCTGGTGCTGGGTTATGCGTTGTACACCGGCGCCGGCAGCATTCAGGCCGGTGATTTGCTGATGCTCGGGGCGATTGCGGTGGGCGGTCTGGGTTATGCCGAGGGCGGTCGCCTGGCCCGGGAGATGGGCGGCTGGCAGGTGATCTGCTGGGCGCTGGTGCTGTCGACGCCGTTGCTGATCGGCCCGGTGCTGTATCTGGCGATCCAGCATCAGGGCGCGGTCTCGACGAAAACCTGGTGGGCCTTCGGTTACGTCGCGCTGTTTTCGCAGTTCCTGGGGTTCTTCGCCTGGTACGCCGGGCTGGCCATGGGCGGCATTGCCCGGGTCAGTCAGATCCAGTTGTTGCAGATCTTCTTCACCATCGCGTTTTCCGCGCTGTTCTTCGGCGAACATGTGGAGCCGATCACCTGGCTGTTCGCCTGCGGGGTGATCGCGACAGTGATGCTCGGGCGCAAGACGGCGGTGCGCCCGGCTCAACCGGGCACGTTACCGGCCGGGGTTCAGCTCAAGCCTTGA
- a CDS encoding DJ-1/PfpI family protein, with amino-acid sequence MAAKTILMLVGDYVEDYEVMVPFQALQMVGHTVHAVCPDKAAGKTVRTAIHDFEGDQTYSEKPGHLFALNFDFAKVDAKDYDALLVPGGRAPEYLRLNEKVLELVRAFDKAGKPIAAVCHGAQLLAAAGILEGRECSAYPACAPEVRLAGGTYIDIPVTEGHVQGNLATAPAWPAHPNWLAGFLGLLGTKITL; translated from the coding sequence ATGGCCGCGAAAACGATTCTGATGCTGGTCGGCGATTACGTCGAAGACTACGAAGTGATGGTGCCGTTCCAGGCCCTGCAAATGGTCGGTCACACCGTGCACGCCGTGTGCCCGGACAAGGCCGCCGGTAAGACTGTGCGCACCGCGATCCATGATTTCGAAGGCGATCAGACCTACAGCGAGAAGCCCGGTCACCTGTTTGCCCTGAACTTCGATTTCGCCAAGGTCGATGCCAAGGATTACGACGCGTTGCTGGTGCCCGGTGGTCGCGCGCCGGAATACCTGCGGCTGAACGAAAAAGTCCTGGAACTGGTGCGAGCCTTCGACAAGGCCGGCAAGCCGATTGCTGCTGTCTGCCATGGCGCGCAACTGCTGGCGGCGGCGGGGATTCTCGAAGGCCGCGAGTGCAGCGCCTATCCGGCCTGTGCCCCGGAAGTGCGGCTGGCCGGTGGCACCTACATCGATATTCCGGTGACCGAGGGCCACGTCCAGGGCAATCTGGCCACCGCCCCGGCCTGGCCGGCGCATCCGAACTGGCTGGCCGGTTTCCTCGGGTTGCTCGGAACCAAAATCACCCTGTGA
- a CDS encoding TonB-dependent receptor, with amino-acid sequence MFRVFSPYPLTCLRPTLLATCLAFSVQAHAADLSLHLPAQPLATSLSQVAQQAKIQLLFDEAQLRNLKAPALDGEYSAEAAIRTLLDNSQFGLIKVNQTYVVRPEEPVTSSGDGIQLDALSVIGSGTEVDSSTVGRSTLTQADIDRHQPNNIPSLLATLPGVSMGGSMKPGGQTINIWGLGDAEDVPLTVDGATKSGFERYQQGTIFIEPELIKRIEVEKGPHSMLTGNGGFGGTVHMETKDAPDLLQEGRNSGAMVKYGYASNDHQQTYTGAVFGRTDDGRADALVYLTKRDGGDMKLAGTPPDPDNQYPINPRRLPNSALDLDGQLLKFNLHLNDEHSVGLSYSRSQSERWAPFSSASYPTPPTRANIKQYGYENALKRFLANRETTDTTWSAKYQYQPLDNRLIDFKLSYSESNTDQTDERDATAFFQTSTGGRKMDTAYKDRIVEASNISLFETGVLSHAVTGGVQIRKHSRDTEMWMPGKTYEVPKYNYGYFQPSFMPQGKVDTNSVYLQDAITLGDFTLTPSVRYDHVRNRGEANDAPYYDNPDPSFGHDYSDRTYTGWSPRLSAFWRMTPDVGFFVDYSKTWRAPVIDEQYEVQGLGSRTATSVDLDPERITGWRAGNISHFANVFTDHDNVQVRTTLFRNKIDDEIFKATGIGCENQAIKGGSIASDCKGSGPMGNYRNIGGLTIKGFEVESFYDSTYLFGSLSYSWMTGKHEGAYTNPWGPDVWVRDVPPSKWIAVLGVKIPSWDAQVGWQGEFVRQTDRLPSDKYGSSKNTLGDVFYDQYANDRYNVQGLFAKWKPQQPYLKGTEVNLTVDNLFNEDYRPALSGDRAYSQGRNAKVSVTRFF; translated from the coding sequence ATGTTTCGCGTGTTTTCGCCGTACCCGCTCACCTGCCTTCGACCGACCCTGCTCGCCACTTGCCTTGCGTTCAGCGTACAAGCCCATGCCGCTGACCTGAGCCTGCATTTGCCGGCGCAACCCTTGGCAACGTCGCTGAGTCAGGTCGCCCAACAGGCGAAGATCCAGTTGCTGTTCGATGAGGCGCAACTGCGCAACCTCAAGGCCCCGGCCCTCGACGGTGAATACAGCGCGGAAGCGGCGATTCGCACGTTGCTCGACAACAGCCAGTTCGGTCTGATCAAGGTCAACCAGACCTACGTCGTGCGCCCGGAAGAGCCGGTCACCAGCAGCGGTGACGGCATCCAGCTCGACGCCCTGAGCGTGATCGGCAGCGGCACCGAAGTCGACTCCAGCACCGTCGGCCGCTCGACCCTGACCCAGGCCGACATCGACCGCCACCAGCCAAACAACATTCCCAGCCTGCTGGCGACCCTGCCTGGCGTGAGCATGGGCGGTTCGATGAAACCGGGCGGCCAGACCATCAACATCTGGGGCCTGGGCGATGCCGAGGACGTGCCGTTGACCGTCGACGGCGCCACCAAAAGCGGTTTCGAGCGCTACCAGCAAGGCACGATTTTCATCGAACCGGAGCTGATCAAACGCATTGAAGTGGAAAAAGGCCCGCACTCGATGCTCACCGGCAACGGCGGTTTCGGTGGCACCGTGCACATGGAAACCAAAGACGCCCCGGACCTATTGCAGGAAGGTCGCAACAGCGGTGCGATGGTCAAGTACGGTTACGCCAGCAACGACCATCAGCAAACCTACACCGGTGCCGTGTTCGGTCGCACCGACGACGGTCGCGCCGATGCGCTGGTGTACCTGACCAAGCGCGATGGCGGCGACATGAAGCTGGCCGGCACCCCGCCCGATCCGGACAATCAGTACCCGATCAACCCTCGGCGCCTGCCCAACAGCGCGCTGGATCTGGACGGCCAACTGCTCAAGTTCAACCTGCACCTGAACGACGAGCACAGCGTCGGTCTGTCGTATTCGCGCTCGCAAAGCGAGCGCTGGGCGCCGTTTTCGTCGGCCAGTTATCCGACCCCGCCGACCCGCGCCAACATCAAGCAATACGGCTACGAAAACGCCCTCAAGCGTTTCCTCGCCAACCGCGAGACCACCGACACCACGTGGTCGGCCAAGTATCAGTACCAGCCGCTGGACAATCGCCTGATCGATTTCAAGCTGAGCTATTCCGAGTCCAACACCGATCAGACCGACGAGCGCGATGCCACGGCGTTCTTCCAGACGTCCACCGGCGGACGCAAGATGGACACCGCCTACAAGGACCGCATCGTCGAGGCGAGCAACATCAGCCTGTTCGAAACCGGCGTGCTGTCTCACGCGGTCACCGGCGGTGTGCAAATCCGCAAGCACAGCCGCGACACGGAAATGTGGATGCCGGGCAAGACCTACGAAGTGCCGAAGTACAACTACGGCTACTTCCAGCCGAGTTTCATGCCCCAGGGCAAGGTCGACACCAACAGCGTTTATCTGCAAGACGCGATCACACTGGGCGATTTCACCCTGACCCCGTCCGTGCGCTACGACCATGTGCGCAATCGCGGCGAAGCCAACGACGCGCCTTACTACGACAACCCGGACCCGAGCTTCGGCCACGACTACAGCGACCGCACTTACACCGGTTGGTCGCCGCGTCTGTCGGCGTTCTGGCGGATGACCCCGGACGTCGGCTTCTTCGTCGACTACAGCAAGACCTGGCGCGCGCCGGTCATCGACGAGCAGTACGAAGTGCAGGGTCTGGGCAGCCGCACCGCCACCAGCGTCGACCTCGACCCGGAACGCATCACCGGTTGGCGTGCCGGTAATATCAGCCACTTCGCCAACGTGTTCACAGACCACGACAACGTGCAGGTCCGCACCACGCTGTTCCGCAACAAGATCGACGACGAGATCTTCAAGGCCACCGGCATAGGCTGCGAGAACCAGGCCATCAAGGGCGGCAGCATCGCCTCGGACTGCAAGGGTTCCGGCCCCATGGGCAACTACCGCAACATCGGCGGGCTGACCATCAAGGGCTTTGAAGTCGAAAGCTTCTATGACTCGACGTACCTGTTCGGTTCGCTGTCCTACTCGTGGATGACCGGCAAGCACGAAGGCGCCTACACCAATCCATGGGGACCGGACGTCTGGGTGCGGGACGTTCCACCGAGCAAATGGATTGCCGTGCTCGGCGTGAAGATTCCGAGCTGGGATGCCCAGGTCGGCTGGCAAGGAGAGTTCGTGCGCCAGACCGATCGCCTGCCGAGCGACAAGTACGGCTCGAGCAAAAACACCCTGGGTGACGTGTTCTACGACCAGTACGCCAACGACCGCTACAACGTGCAGGGTCTGTTCGCCAAATGGAAACCGCAGCAGCCGTACCTCAAGGGCACCGAGGTCAACCTCACCGTCGACAACCTGTTCAACGAAGATTACCGCCCGGCGCTGAGCGGTGATCGGGCTTACAGTCAGGGACGCAATGCCAAGGTCAGCGTGACGCGGTTCTTCTGA
- a CDS encoding FecR family protein codes for MNRSHDFTEELPDDSIDAQAAAWFTRNRQDQQPAERQAFEQWLSEPAHASAYRSFEVLWAELGELQQLNRPTPLPVNRSKNRWRPALAMAAALIVAILATPLGTSHEVYQQQIATHAKGLRTFELPDGSTLSVNANTQLRVDFDSHQRRLTLDRGQFYIDVAPDKERPLWVQTGDATIRVVGTGFDVRRSERQLVVSVAHGQVAFTPDSRAPLLLGAQQQVAVDLASGALQQHSLAASQVADWRTGHLSFRNRELASLVDELNLYRPRPVLLANAKLGQIKVSGNLDVEDPDALINALPALVPVRTVALADGSIRLENR; via the coding sequence ATGAACCGTTCTCACGACTTCACCGAGGAACTGCCCGACGACAGCATCGACGCTCAAGCCGCCGCCTGGTTTACCCGCAATCGTCAGGATCAGCAGCCCGCAGAGCGCCAGGCATTCGAGCAATGGCTGAGCGAGCCGGCGCATGCCAGCGCCTATCGTTCATTTGAAGTGTTGTGGGCCGAGCTTGGTGAATTGCAGCAACTGAACCGGCCAACGCCGCTGCCGGTAAATCGCTCAAAAAACCGCTGGCGACCCGCGCTGGCGATGGCCGCCGCGCTGATCGTTGCGATACTGGCTACGCCTCTGGGCACGTCACATGAGGTCTATCAGCAGCAGATTGCTACCCACGCCAAAGGCCTGCGCACCTTCGAACTGCCTGACGGCAGCACCTTGTCAGTGAACGCCAACACGCAACTGCGTGTCGACTTCGACAGCCACCAGCGCCGGCTCACGCTTGATCGCGGACAGTTCTACATCGACGTTGCCCCGGACAAGGAACGGCCGCTGTGGGTGCAGACCGGCGACGCCACGATCCGCGTGGTCGGCACCGGCTTTGACGTGCGGCGCAGCGAGCGACAACTGGTGGTCAGCGTCGCCCACGGTCAGGTCGCGTTCACACCGGACAGCCGCGCACCGCTGCTGCTCGGCGCACAGCAGCAAGTCGCGGTCGACCTGGCCAGCGGCGCCTTGCAGCAACACAGTCTTGCAGCCAGCCAGGTGGCCGACTGGCGCACCGGGCATCTGTCCTTTCGCAACCGTGAGCTGGCCAGTCTGGTGGATGAGCTGAACCTCTATCGCCCGCGTCCGGTGCTGCTGGCCAACGCAAAACTGGGGCAGATCAAGGTCTCCGGCAACCTCGACGTCGAGGACCCGGACGCCCTGATCAACGCCCTGCCAGCCCTGGTACCGGTGAGAACCGTCGCGCTGGCCGATGGCAGTATCCGCCTCGAAAACCGCTGA
- a CDS encoding RNA polymerase sigma factor yields the protein MPRLTPDPLSADSFRRFYGDILHYLRKRTDNPSDAADMTQDVFTQWLDYRDRAKVEQPRAFLFQMARNLLRDHWRRQKVRYIVQPTQDNDAEPLADEHHDPMAAAQRQQRLEQLKAVLGELSPRRREALVLHRFEGLSQAQIAERMGISLSMVEKHIAFALLHCKQRLDHDNGMEQPE from the coding sequence ATGCCCCGCCTCACGCCCGATCCTCTGTCGGCCGATTCGTTTCGCCGGTTTTACGGGGACATCCTGCATTACCTGCGCAAACGCACGGACAATCCCAGTGACGCGGCGGACATGACCCAGGACGTGTTCACCCAATGGCTCGACTATCGCGACCGGGCCAAGGTCGAGCAGCCGCGGGCCTTTCTGTTTCAAATGGCGCGCAACCTGCTGCGTGACCACTGGCGCCGCCAAAAGGTGCGGTACATCGTGCAGCCCACTCAAGACAACGATGCCGAACCACTGGCCGATGAGCATCACGATCCGATGGCGGCCGCGCAACGCCAGCAACGGCTAGAGCAACTCAAAGCCGTGCTGGGCGAACTCTCGCCACGTCGGCGCGAGGCGCTTGTGCTGCACCGCTTCGAAGGCCTGAGTCAGGCGCAGATTGCCGAGCGCATGGGGATTTCGCTGAGCATGGTGGAAAAACACATTGCCTTCGCACTGCTGCATTGCAAGCAACGCCTGGATCACGACAACGGCATGGAGCAGCCAGAATGA
- a CDS encoding YegP family protein, with protein sequence MSGWYELSKSSNGQFRFVLKAANAETILTSELYTTRSAADNGIASVQVNSPLDERYEKKSTKDGHPYFNLKAANHQIIGSSESYSSEAACAKGIAAVKANGPTTVIKDKTLPVL encoded by the coding sequence ATGTCCGGATGGTACGAGTTGAGTAAAAGCAGCAACGGCCAGTTCAGGTTCGTGCTGAAAGCGGCAAACGCCGAAACGATTCTGACCAGCGAGCTGTACACCACCCGCAGCGCCGCCGATAACGGCATCGCCTCGGTGCAGGTCAACAGCCCGCTGGACGAGCGCTACGAGAAGAAATCGACGAAGGACGGGCATCCGTATTTCAACCTCAAGGCGGCCAATCACCAGATCATCGGTAGCAGCGAATCCTATTCGTCCGAGGCTGCGTGTGCCAAAGGCATCGCCGCCGTGAAGGCCAACGGGCCTACGACGGTGATCAAGGACAAAACCCTGCCGGTGCTCTGA
- a CDS encoding dihydrodipicolinate synthase family protein, whose amino-acid sequence MSNIHGIIGYTITPFGAKGEGLDLPALGRSIDRLIDGGVHAIAPLGSTGEGAYLSDAEWDQVAEFSIRHVAKRVPTVVSVSDLTTAKAVRRARFAEAHGADVVMVLPASYWKLTEAEILAHYRAIGDSIGVPIMLYNNPATSGTDMSVELILRIVNGVENVTMVKESTGDIQRMHKLQLLGEGQVPFYNGCNPLALEAFAAGAKGWCTAAPNLIPQLNLDLYEATLAGDLGKARELFYRQLPLLDFILKGGLPATIKAGLRDTGLEVGDPRLPVFPLSEAGRNQLQAILKTLR is encoded by the coding sequence ATGTCCAACATTCACGGCATCATCGGCTATACCATCACCCCGTTCGGCGCCAAAGGCGAAGGTCTTGATCTGCCGGCCCTGGGTCGTTCGATCGATCGGCTGATCGACGGCGGCGTCCATGCCATCGCGCCGCTGGGCAGCACCGGCGAAGGCGCCTACCTGAGCGATGCGGAGTGGGACCAGGTCGCCGAATTCAGCATCAGGCACGTGGCCAAACGCGTGCCGACCGTGGTCAGCGTCTCCGACCTGACCACCGCCAAAGCCGTGCGTCGCGCACGCTTTGCCGAAGCCCACGGCGCCGACGTGGTGATGGTGCTGCCGGCGTCCTACTGGAAGCTGACCGAGGCGGAAATCCTCGCCCATTACCGCGCCATCGGCGACAGCATCGGCGTGCCGATCATGCTCTACAACAACCCGGCCACCAGCGGCACCGACATGTCGGTGGAACTGATTCTGCGCATCGTCAACGGCGTGGAAAACGTGACCATGGTCAAGGAGAGCACCGGCGACATCCAGCGCATGCACAAGCTGCAACTGCTCGGCGAAGGCCAGGTGCCGTTCTACAACGGCTGCAATCCACTGGCGCTGGAAGCCTTTGCGGCCGGGGCCAAGGGCTGGTGCACGGCAGCACCGAACCTGATTCCGCAACTCAATCTGGATTTGTACGAGGCCACACTGGCGGGGGATCTGGGCAAGGCGCGGGAACTGTTCTACCGCCAGTTGCCGCTGCTGGACTTCATCCTCAAGGGCGGGTTGCCGGCGACGATCAAGGCCGGTCTGCGTGACACCGGGCTGGAAGTCGGCGATCCACGCTTGCCGGTGTTCCCGTTGAGCGAGGCCGGGCGCAACCAGTTGCAGGCCATTCTCAAAACCCTGCGCTGA
- a CDS encoding aldolase has translation MAKTLALPKDELVKQALTQMQKSLADNTWTDRQKLALTCRILFENGHDSGLAGQITARGPQPGTYYTQQLGLGFDEITASNLLLVNEDLEVLEGHGMANPANRFHSWVYRARPDVNCIIHTHPTHIAALSMLEVPLQISHMDLCPLYDDCAFLEGWPGVPVGNEEGELIAGALGDKRAILLSHHGQLSTGTTIEEACVIAQLIERAAKLQLLAMAAGTIKPIIPELGREAHDWVSKPKRHAAAFNYYARQNLRQHADCLN, from the coding sequence ATGGCGAAGACATTAGCACTACCCAAAGACGAACTGGTCAAGCAAGCGCTGACCCAGATGCAAAAAAGCCTGGCGGATAATACGTGGACAGACCGGCAAAAGCTGGCCCTGACCTGCCGGATCCTCTTCGAGAACGGCCACGATTCGGGCCTCGCCGGGCAGATTACCGCCCGTGGCCCGCAGCCGGGCACTTACTACACTCAGCAACTGGGGCTGGGCTTCGACGAAATCACCGCGAGCAATCTGCTGCTGGTCAACGAAGACCTGGAAGTGCTCGAAGGCCACGGCATGGCCAACCCGGCCAACCGTTTCCACAGCTGGGTGTACCGCGCACGGCCGGACGTGAACTGCATCATCCACACCCACCCGACGCACATTGCCGCGCTGTCGATGCTGGAAGTACCGTTGCAGATTTCCCACATGGACCTGTGTCCGTTGTACGACGATTGCGCGTTCCTTGAGGGCTGGCCGGGCGTGCCGGTCGGTAACGAAGAAGGCGAATTGATTGCCGGGGCGTTGGGCGATAAACGGGCGATCCTGCTTTCCCACCACGGTCAACTGTCCACCGGCACGACCATCGAGGAAGCCTGCGTCATCGCACAACTGATCGAGCGCGCCGCCAAACTGCAATTGCTGGCAATGGCTGCCGGGACGATCAAACCGATCATTCCCGAGCTGGGTCGCGAGGCCCATGACTGGGTGTCGAAACCCAAACGCCACGCCGCTGCATTCAACTACTACGCCCGGCAGAACCTGCGTCAGCACGCCGATTGCCTGAACTGA
- a CDS encoding helix-turn-helix domain-containing protein: MSIRLKLLRKKLGVTLEALAEKSGMTKSYLSKVERGLNTPSIAAALKLAKALNVKVEELFSEDNVSLDSYSLVRIHERQSLAANDHSPGYAVLAHQVSERSLLPFIIYPPSEFTDKTFKEHLGEEFLFVHEGRVEVDFVNERVLLERGDALHFNAQKPHRIRSVGEVQAQLLVVVHSSEE, encoded by the coding sequence ATGTCTATCCGTTTGAAATTATTGAGAAAAAAACTTGGCGTAACCCTTGAAGCACTGGCCGAGAAATCCGGCATGACCAAGAGTTATCTGTCGAAAGTCGAACGCGGGTTGAACACGCCGTCGATCGCCGCCGCGTTGAAACTGGCGAAAGCGCTGAACGTGAAGGTCGAGGAATTGTTCTCCGAAGACAACGTCAGCCTCGACAGCTACAGCCTGGTGCGCATCCACGAGCGCCAGTCGCTGGCGGCCAACGACCACAGCCCGGGTTATGCGGTGCTGGCCCATCAGGTCAGCGAGCGCAGTTTGCTGCCGTTCATCATTTACCCGCCGAGCGAATTCACCGACAAGACCTTCAAGGAACACTTGGGCGAGGAGTTCCTGTTCGTCCACGAAGGCCGGGTCGAAGTGGACTTCGTGAACGAACGGGTGCTGCTGGAGCGGGGGGACGCGCTGCATTTCAATGCGCAGAAACCCCATCGCATCCGCTCAGTGGGCGAGGTGCAGGCGCAGTTGCTGGTGGTGGTGCACAGCAGCGAGGAGTGA
- a CDS encoding DUF4917 family protein — MTDFLDVDATLEDWNALRATTDFRGLLVGNGASRAVWDDFGYDSLFESARTVEEKPLSLSELSVFDAMQTRSFEQVLGALKTTSRVNKALAVSSAAPRNRYYAIKEALINAVHDLHIPWRLVEASTLSILNRELASYRTVFTTNYDLLNYWALQHQSEAIDDLFNGPDASFDLCESHTEKPRLLYLHGGLHLVRNLNGSARKMTATEGTLLGSFAINNTIKTLDDVPLFVNEGPSADKLKTIRSSDYLSFCYDQLLAHGDSLCIFGHALGEQDNHIVRALRLAKPQTVAISIYPRSAAFIQHQKRHYAKVFESTGAELRFFDSKSHALGHPKLSVPVEV, encoded by the coding sequence ATGACCGATTTTCTGGATGTCGACGCCACACTCGAAGACTGGAACGCGTTGCGCGCCACCACCGACTTCCGTGGTTTGCTGGTGGGCAACGGCGCCAGCCGCGCGGTGTGGGACGATTTCGGCTACGACTCGCTGTTCGAAAGCGCCCGCACGGTGGAAGAAAAACCCCTGAGCCTGTCGGAACTGAGCGTGTTCGACGCGATGCAGACGCGCAGTTTCGAACAGGTACTTGGCGCCCTGAAAACCACCAGTCGGGTCAACAAGGCATTGGCCGTCAGCTCGGCTGCGCCGCGCAACCGCTACTACGCGATCAAGGAAGCGCTGATCAACGCCGTCCACGATTTGCACATTCCGTGGCGACTGGTCGAAGCCTCGACCCTGAGCATTCTGAACCGCGAACTGGCCAGTTATCGCACGGTGTTCACCACCAATTACGACCTGCTCAACTACTGGGCCCTGCAACACCAGAGCGAGGCCATCGACGACCTGTTCAACGGTCCCGACGCCAGTTTCGACTTGTGCGAAAGCCACACCGAAAAACCGCGTCTGCTGTACCTGCACGGTGGCCTGCATCTGGTGCGCAACCTGAACGGCAGCGCCCGCAAAATGACCGCCACCGAAGGCACGCTGCTGGGCAGTTTTGCGATCAACAACACGATCAAGACGCTTGATGATGTGCCGCTGTTCGTCAACGAGGGGCCGAGCGCGGACAAGCTCAAGACCATCCGCAGTTCCGATTACCTGTCGTTCTGCTACGACCAGCTACTCGCGCACGGCGACAGTCTGTGCATCTTCGGCCATGCCCTGGGCGAGCAGGACAACCACATCGTGCGCGCCCTGCGCCTGGCGAAACCGCAGACCGTGGCGATCTCGATCTACCCGCGCAGCGCGGCGTTCATCCAGCACCAGAAGCGCCACTACGCAAAAGTGTTCGAAAGCACGGGCGCCGAGTTGCGGTTCTTTGATTCGAAGAGCCATGCGCTGGGACATCCGAAGCTGTCGGTGCCGGTCGAGGTCTGA